One Onthophagus taurus isolate NC chromosome 11, IU_Otau_3.0, whole genome shotgun sequence genomic window carries:
- the LOC111422486 gene encoding fatty acid hydroxylase domain-containing protein 2 isoform X1 — translation MKLKKSSPKKRKMHFKGLKMLCDFEEDSSSSGGESTPRKKASNTQLTQHNPSLLSSLRSVLIVISSALICFAAARNTITWHCQKFWGASGDFWQAQWDKFLNAIGEDPFTLWVYGTLFLIAGVYWIFGGIYTLLDITNKPDCLRKYKIQPGTNEPVDNKRLLNVMWCVLVNQFIVGPPIAYLMYHLMQWRGHPPLRELPTFHWVLYELGIHILLEEIGFYYSHRVLHSKYLYKYIHKQHHEWTAPIAVTAMYCHPLEHVFSNLLPPFLGVFVMGSHVATAWLWFSLAILSTLNAHSGYHLPFFPSPEAHDFHHLKFNNCFGVLGLLDRVHGTDTSFRSTRAYQRHIMMLSFVPPREAYPDMNQCKHKMGK, via the exons atgaaattgaaaaaatcatctccaaagaaaagaaaaatgcacTTTAAag gattaaaaatgttatgtgACTTCGAAGAGGATTCCTCTTCATCGGGTGGTGAATCAACACCAAGAAAAAAGGCATCTAACACCCAATTAACTCAACACAACCCATCGCTTCTCTCCTCTCTAAGAAGCGTTCTGATCGTTATCAGTTCAGCTTTGATATGTTTTGCTGCAGCTAGAAACACCATAACATG gcattgtcaaaaattttggGGTGCTTCCGGTGATTTTTGGCAAGCACAATGggataaatttttgaacgcaATAGGGGAGGATCCTTTTACTTTATGGGTTTATGGAACTCTTTTTTTAATAGCTGGAGTTTATTGGATTTTCGGCGGAATTTACACCCTTTTAGACATCACCAATAAACCCGATTGTTtgcgaaaatataaaattcaaCCCGGTACAAACGAACCGGTTGATAATAAACGTCTATTAAACGTAATGTGGTGCGTTTTGGTTAACCAATTTATCGTTGGACCTCCAATAGCTTATCTTATGTACCATTTAATGCAATGGAGAGGACATCCACCGTTAAGGGAACTCCCAACGTTTCATTGGGTTTTATATGAATTGGGGATTCACATTTTGCTGGAAGAAATTGGATTTTATTATTCACACCGTGTTCTTCACAGcaaatatctttataaatacATTCACAAACAACACCATGAATGGACAGCTCCCATTGCAGTTACAGCCATGTATTGTCATCCTTTAGAGCATGTATTTTCGAATTTGTTACCACCGTTTTTGGGGGTTTTTGTTATGGGTTCTCATGTTGCCACAGCTTGGTTATGGTTCTCTTTAGCTATTTTATCAACTTTAAACGCACACTCTGGGTATCATTTACCATTCTTTCCATCACCAGAAGCACACGATTTTCATCATTTAAA atttaataattgtttcggTGTTTTGGGTCTTCTCGATCGTGTACATGGAACCGACACAAGTTTCAGGTCAACAAGAGCTTATCAAAGACACATAATGATGCTGAGCTTTGTACCACCAAGAGAAGCTTATCCAGATATGAATCAATGCAAGCACAAAATGGGGAAATAA
- the LOC111422486 gene encoding fatty acid hydroxylase domain-containing protein 2 isoform X2, translating into MLCDFEEDSSSSGGESTPRKKASNTQLTQHNPSLLSSLRSVLIVISSALICFAAARNTITWHCQKFWGASGDFWQAQWDKFLNAIGEDPFTLWVYGTLFLIAGVYWIFGGIYTLLDITNKPDCLRKYKIQPGTNEPVDNKRLLNVMWCVLVNQFIVGPPIAYLMYHLMQWRGHPPLRELPTFHWVLYELGIHILLEEIGFYYSHRVLHSKYLYKYIHKQHHEWTAPIAVTAMYCHPLEHVFSNLLPPFLGVFVMGSHVATAWLWFSLAILSTLNAHSGYHLPFFPSPEAHDFHHLKFNNCFGVLGLLDRVHGTDTSFRSTRAYQRHIMMLSFVPPREAYPDMNQCKHKMGK; encoded by the exons atgttatgtgACTTCGAAGAGGATTCCTCTTCATCGGGTGGTGAATCAACACCAAGAAAAAAGGCATCTAACACCCAATTAACTCAACACAACCCATCGCTTCTCTCCTCTCTAAGAAGCGTTCTGATCGTTATCAGTTCAGCTTTGATATGTTTTGCTGCAGCTAGAAACACCATAACATG gcattgtcaaaaattttggGGTGCTTCCGGTGATTTTTGGCAAGCACAATGggataaatttttgaacgcaATAGGGGAGGATCCTTTTACTTTATGGGTTTATGGAACTCTTTTTTTAATAGCTGGAGTTTATTGGATTTTCGGCGGAATTTACACCCTTTTAGACATCACCAATAAACCCGATTGTTtgcgaaaatataaaattcaaCCCGGTACAAACGAACCGGTTGATAATAAACGTCTATTAAACGTAATGTGGTGCGTTTTGGTTAACCAATTTATCGTTGGACCTCCAATAGCTTATCTTATGTACCATTTAATGCAATGGAGAGGACATCCACCGTTAAGGGAACTCCCAACGTTTCATTGGGTTTTATATGAATTGGGGATTCACATTTTGCTGGAAGAAATTGGATTTTATTATTCACACCGTGTTCTTCACAGcaaatatctttataaatacATTCACAAACAACACCATGAATGGACAGCTCCCATTGCAGTTACAGCCATGTATTGTCATCCTTTAGAGCATGTATTTTCGAATTTGTTACCACCGTTTTTGGGGGTTTTTGTTATGGGTTCTCATGTTGCCACAGCTTGGTTATGGTTCTCTTTAGCTATTTTATCAACTTTAAACGCACACTCTGGGTATCATTTACCATTCTTTCCATCACCAGAAGCACACGATTTTCATCATTTAAA atttaataattgtttcggTGTTTTGGGTCTTCTCGATCGTGTACATGGAACCGACACAAGTTTCAGGTCAACAAGAGCTTATCAAAGACACATAATGATGCTGAGCTTTGTACCACCAAGAGAAGCTTATCCAGATATGAATCAATGCAAGCACAAAATGGGGAAATAA
- the LOC111422487 gene encoding uncharacterized protein produces MFRLSPLIFCIVSLLVFRPIWGETERNVTEPIKIPILEPIDIKNVTKDVIKNESKEVIIKPLKNILVSDNGTVKEENRTKPEINNKPSITKPVIELENTQTHLDNNKTTKSIETNSTSASSMHVTVGRKGVSNESTIKPSNITSLPVNITTEKPSSTTVPTKPKKPTVTIRGDDEGQIEQKSKNGSSDKFPSIEYFQRHKEQINKADFVIPIVAVILSVPVVAIVINILYKRGKEWWSHRHYRRMDFLIDGMYNN; encoded by the coding sequence ATGTTTCGTTTATCTCCGTTAATTTTTTGCATCGTTTCACTGCTTGTTTTCCGTCCAATATGGGGAGAAACGGAACGAAACGTAACAGAACCGATTAAAATTCCTATTTTGGAAccaattgatattaaaaatgttaccaaGGACGTGATTAAAAACGAATCGAAAGAGGTGATTATAAAACcactgaaaaatattttggtaTCGGATAATGGAACAGTGAAAGAAGAAAATAGGACCAAAcctgaaattaataataaacctaGTATTACGAAACCTGTTATAGAATTAGAAAATACTCAAACTCATCTTgacaataataaaacaacaaaaagtaTTGAAACAAATTCCACATCTGCAAGTTCTATGCATGTTACTGTAGGTAGAAAAGGTGTTTCGAATGAAAGTACAATAAAACCAAGTAATATTACATCTTTGCCAGTAAACATTACAACTGAAAAACCTAGTTCAACCACAGTTCCTACAAAACCTAAAAAACCTACAGTAACAATTAGAGGAGATGATGAAGGCCAAATAGaacaaaaatcaaagaatGGATCTTCAGATAAATTCCCAAGCATTGAATACTTCCAAAGGCACAAAGAACAAATTAACAAAGCCGATTTTGTTATTCCAATTGTTGCAGTGATATTATCAGTGCCTGTTGTTGCTattgttattaacattttatataaaagaggAAAAGAATGGTGGTCACACAGACATTATCGCAGAATGGATTTTCTTATTGATGGGATGTACAATAATTAA
- the LOC111422490 gene encoding G1/S-specific cyclin-D2-like: MDMACLEIPGTVQGDKDFTILSDHRVIKNLLEAEKAYIPSMNYFIIQSDIKPFMRKVVTQWMLEVCEEQKCEDSVLPLAVNIMDRFMCACVIKRQDFQLLGASCLLIASKLRCCNQLGVDLLCAYTDNSVTPENIQSWELLILSKLQWEMSAITGFDYVDQVIGRCSWGNDSTLLRRHSNTLVSVCYTEPSLIQYAPSLIAAACLCSAVRGLKLSSARQAASDICMMLNVDPINMELLVRFIDQTIEQSVSQSSTTQQQEVVQEEEISTKFAEYEQPETPTEVNNLYFCD; encoded by the exons ATGGATATGGCATGTTTGGAAATTCCCGGAACTGTCCAAGGCGATAAGGATTTTACAATTCTCTCCGATCACCGTGTCATTAAAAATCTCCTAGAAGCCGAAAAAGCTTACATACCTTCAATGAATTACTTTATCATTCAAAGTGACATCAAACCTTTTATGAGAAAAGTTGTTACTCAATGGATGTTAGAG gtTTGCGAagaacaaaaatgtgaagattCCGTTTTACCCTTAGCTGTCAACATCATGGATCGGTTCATGTGTGCTTGTGTTATTAAGCGGCAGGATTTTCAACTTTTGGGGGCAAGCTGTCTTTTGATCGCCTCCAAATTGAGATGTTGCAATCAATTGGGGGTCGATTTATTGTGTGCTTACACCGATAATAGTGTTACCCCAGAAAATATTCAG AGTTGGGAGTTGCTGATTTTGTCAAAATTGCAATGGGAGATGAGTGCTATAACGGGGTTCGATTACGTGGATCAAGTAATCGGGCGGTGCTCCTGGGGCAACGACAGCACCCTTCTCAGACGACATTCCAACACGTTGGTCTCCGTTTGCTATACGG aACCAAGTTTAATCCAATATGCACCATCATTAATAGCCGCTGCTTGCTTATGTTCGGCCGTTCGTGGATTAAAATTATCATCAGCGCGACAAGCAGCGTCCGATATTTGCATGATGTTAAACGTAGATCCAATTAACATGGAATTATTGGTTCGATTCATCGATCAAACGATAGAACAATCCGTTTCGCAGTCTTCGACAACGCAGCAACAAGAAGTAGttcaagaagaagaaatttcaACGAAATTCGCAGAATACGAACAACCAGAAACGCCAACagaagtaaataatttatatttttgcgATTAA